A region of the Arenicella xantha genome:
TGGCCCAGGTCGAATTCACCATTGCATGCGGACCATCGGTTTGGCTGAGAAAGCTCTCGAATTAGCAATTCATCGCGGCTTGCAGCGTGAAGCATTTGGTAAACCTATTATTAAGCTTGGCGGCAACGGTGAGCGTATTGCGCAAGCGCGGATAGCGATCGATCAAGCGCGCTTATTGACCCTAAATGCGGCTTGGAAAATTGACAATGTTGGAGTCAAAGCGGCGATGACTGAGATTTCGGCTATCAAGGTAGCGGTTCCGCGGATGGCACAAGATGTCGTGGATATGGCGATTCAGATTCACGGCGGCGCCGGGATGTGCGAAGATTTCCCCCTCGCACACTTTGCCGCCGGAGTGCGCGCGTTACGTCTTGCCGATGGCCCTGATGAGGTGCATATGGGCATGGTTACTCGGCTGGAAATGAAAAAATATATGAGTCGCTAATGAAAAAAGTTTTAATTACTGGGGCTGGGTCTGGTTTGGGCCGAGCCTTGGCATTACGTTATGGTCAGGCTGGTGCCGATGTTTGTGTCGCCGATGTAAACCAAGAAGGTGGGCAGGAAACCGTCAGCCAAATCGAAGCGGCTGGTGGGTCGGCGTTCTTTCAGGGCTGCGACATTACGCAGCAATGGGATGTCGACAAGCTTGCCATCGCCTTGGCCGAGCGATGGCAGTCGCTGGATGTGTTGGTCAACAACGCCGGTGTCGCATCGGCCGGTTCTATTGAGTCTGAGCGCCTAGAGCAGTGGCAATGGGTACTAGAAATCAATTTATTAGGCCAAGTGCGGATGACTAAAGCCATGCTGCCTTTGCTACGTAAAAGCACAGCGGATAATCGTGACATCATCAATATTGCATCGCAAGCCGGTTTAACGCCAGCGCCGGGCATGGGTAGCTATTCTGTTACTAAAGCGGCCATGGTTAGCTTTGCTGAGACTGCGCATCTGGAATTCGCCCATGAAGGCATCCACGTTAGTGTTGTTTGTCCGTCCTTTTTCGACACCAATCTCAACCAATCTCTACGCAGCGACGACGCGGGAATGCAAGCTGTGGTCACCAAGATGATTAAAAAGTCAGGTGTTAGCGCGGACTCAATTGCCGAACAAGTAATAAAAGATGTGCATGCACGTAAGTTTATGGTTATCACGCACAAAGAGGGGCGTAAGGCTCACCGTTTAAAGCGATTTTTACCGATCGAACGTTATCTGAAGATAGTCAAAGATCGAACTAAAAAGTTTGTTAAAGCCAATGACTAGTTCGTCAGCGCTGAGTGACAAGGGTGGTGCTGTCAGAGATGGTGAAGAGCTGGACCTATCGACTCTAAACCCTTGGTTAAAGTCTAAGGTTGAGGGGCTGTCTGGCGAACCTGCTGTGACGCAATACGCTGGTGGTGCCTCCAATTGGACGTATTGCTTAAGCTACCCTGAGCGTGACGTGGTATTGCGCCGAGCTCCAGCTGGAACCAAAGCTAAGGGCGCACATGACATGGGGCGCGAGTATCGATTACAAGCGGCATTGAAACCAGTGTATTCGTATGTGCCAACGATGCTGGCGCATTCTGACGATGTGTCGATTGTTGGCGCTGAATTCTATGTTATGGAAAAGGTGGTGGGGTTAATTCCCCGTACCAATTTGCCGCGCAACCTTAGCATGAGTGTGGAGCAACACGCCGCGCTTTGCCATAATGCGCTGGATAGCTTGATTGAACTGCATCAAGTCGATTATCAGTCGGCTGGCTTAGATACGCTTGCAAAGGGCGCTGGCTATACTCAGCGGCAGATCGAGGGATGGTCGCATCGCTACCAAAAAGCCAAGACTTGGAATGTGCCTAGCGGGCAAAATGTTATGCGTTGGTTAAGTGATCACTTGCCTGCTGATGAACGAATTTGTTTAACCCACAATGATTTTCGCTTAGATAATTTGGTGCTTGATACGCAAGACCCCACGCGAATTATTGGTGTGCTTGACTGGGAGCTTGCTACGTTGGGCGACCCCCTGATGGATCTAGGGAATACTTTGGCGTATTGGGTTGAAGCTGATGATGACTTCTTTGCGCAAAAGACACGGCGTCAGCCAACTCACTTGCCTGGCATGTTGAGCCGCCAACAAGTGGTCGACTACTACACGCAGAAAACTGGGTTTAGCTACGAGAACTTCAGCTTTTACGAAGTCTATGGGCTATTTCGTCTTGCCGGTATTGTGCAGCAAATATACTACCGCTATCACCATAAGCAGACTCGTAATCCTGCCTTTAAACAGCTGTGGGTATTTGTACACTATCTACTGCATCGCTGTCGCAAAATCATCAACCGTTCAGGACTAGCATGAGTAGTATTTATTTGATTCGTCACGGTCAAGCTTCGTTTGGCCAAGAAAATTATGATCAGCTGTCGGAGCTTGGGCAGCGTCAAGCGTCACGCCTCGGTGAGGTTGTCGGTTCCCGCTTGGGTTCAATCAACCGAGTGGTATTAGGCACTATGCACCGACATCGCCAAACCGCAGAAAACTGTCTGATTGGGTTTGGGCTCGACTTAGGCTCAGTGGACACTGAGTTTGATGCAGGCTGGAACGAATACGATCACCAAGACATATTGGCGCAATTCAGGCCTGAGTTTGCTACAGCCGCAGGCATGACTGAGTTTATTCGGCAACAGCCTAATCCGAAACAAGCGTTTGAGCAAGATTTCAACGCTGCAATGAATCGCTGGATTGCTGGTGAACATGACGATTATGTAGAGTCATGGCATGACTATCGAGCGCGAGTTCAACAAGCGCTGGCACGCACTGTGGAGCGGCATGCGGCGTCAACCCGCACGCTGGTTTTCACCTCAGGCGGACCGATTTCCTTAGTTAGCCAACAATTATTGGGTGTGCCTTCTGAGGCGATTATGCGCATGAATTGGACTTTGATGAATTGCGCCGTGACCAAATTAGTTAGTACCAAAGACCGGCTGTTTTTATCGTCTCTCAATGAGCATTCTCATTTTGAGGGCGACGCGTTTAAGCACTTTATAACCTATACCTAAGCAAACGTTATGCGCGTTTTGTTTGGGGTTGATAACCATTAGCTATGAGTATGAATAGACAAAATATTTTGATTACTGGTGCCAGCTCGGGCCTAGGTTTTATGATGGCAAAGCTCTATGCAGCGCAAGGTAAAAACCTCGCGCTGTGTGCTCGCCGAGTCGACAAACTTAAGCTGTTGAAAACGGAAATCGAGGCCGCCAACCCTAATGTGAAGGTATTCGTTCGCGAACTCGATGTGAATAATCATGAGCAGGTATTCGACGTTTTCAAAAGGTTTGCTGAGGACTTAGGTCACATTGATCGAGTGATTGTGAATGCCGGAATGGGTAAGGGCGCATCATTGGGTACCGGTTATTTTAATGCCAATAAGCAAACTGCGATCACTAATTTTGTGTCGGCCATTGCTCAATGTGAAGCGGCATTGGAATTGTTTAGGGCGCAGAATCACGGGCATTTAGTGACTATTTCATCAGTCAGTGCCGTGCGTGGTTTTCGTCGAGCGATGACGGTGTATGCCGCTACCAAGGCGGCGATTACTTCGCTTACTGAAGGTATTCGAATCGATTTATTGGGAACGCCGATCAAGGCAACCACGATTCACCCTGGGTTTATCCGCAGCGAGATCAATGAAAAAGTTAAAACGGTTCCGTTTATTGTGGATACTGAAACTGGTTGCAAAGCCATATTGAAAGCAATTGATAAGGAGGGCGCGAATTACTATGTGCCTTCATGGCCTTGGGCGGTTATGTGTCGTCTGATGAAAATCGCGCCATTGAGACTGTTGGCGAAAATGAGCTAAGGAGCTTGCTGTTCGAATCTCTAACCAAGGCCGCACGCTATTCATTGTGCGGTCATTAAGTGAGCAATCAATGCAGCTAGAATCGATGGCTTTACTCGGTATTACTCGTTTAGATATTTACGCCAGCGAAGAATTTACCTTGCATACCCGCTGAGCAACGTGTTTTTACGACCTTTGTCCATTATTCCGCGACTATAGTCCACTTGTTTGCTTTGCCTGTTCTCCGTAGTCTGTTAATCAATAACAGACAAGTAGTCTTGTTTGACTGGTAGTCTGCTTATTTAGTACAGGGTGTACGATGAATTCTGGAAGGAGAGGGTAGCTAGGAACAGTGGGTTTGCGAATGAAAGTAACGGATGAGTTAACTGATTTGGTTGTCGAGCTTGGCGAGTTAGAAAGTTTTGAACTCGCGGGGATGTTAATCAACCAGAATGGCGTATCAGTCAAAGGGTTGCTCCAGTTATTTAATCAGACAGATAATCTACGTTCTAAACAGGTCGTCAGAGAAATATTCGATGAAATGGGTTACGGGTGGTTCGTCGAACTCGATGAGATGACTTTTAGATCAGCCGCTGGTTTGAAAAAAATAAAAACCAAACAAACCAGCGGTTGTGATACCCATATTGTTGCTAGAGCCATCTCAGAGGATGAGATATTAAGCGATCAAGAGTTTCTTGAGCTAATTCCGATTAATCAATATTTTCATTAAAGGAAAAGTCTCCGCCAGACAGGTATCCCAATATGTCCATCTTCGTTACCTCTTGTGTCTAAGACGGATTTCCCTTTTTATTGATTTATTAGCTATAAGCAAATGACCGCGACCGCACCATTATGTGCCTTAATCGGAAGGCGCATTTCATCTTCCTCTGTGATGCCTACCGCAAAAAGCTCAATATCTTGGAATACATCTTGGTCCGCCGTATACACCACCACATCATTATTGGGGCTTATGCTAAAAGTGTATGTATTGGCGCCAAAAGGTAGGGACGCATTTAATTTTGTTACCGTGCCGCCGGCTAACGGCACACGGTATAACTCATAAACGTCATCGCTGTCTTGATTACCGTAATATACAACTTGGTTTGAGTCGGCGCTAATCGCCATGTAAAAAATGTCACCGCCAAGTGTCAAGTCTGAATTTAATTGAGTTGTTGATCCGCTATTTATCGGTACATGATAGATATTCGCTTCAGCAAACACATCCTGGTCAGCCCTGTACACCACCGATTTTGAGTCTTGACTTATTTCAAAACTGTACACCTTAGAGGAGAACGGCAAACGAGGATTGAGCTTAGTCGCATGAACGTCGGCAGATGATGCTCCGGTAATCGGCGCGCTGTAAAGTTCCAACACATCGTCCGTGCTTTGATCCGCCCTGTAAACAACGCGTTGACTGTCAGGACTAATGGTAAATAAAGCAACTTCTGACCCTAACGCGGCCCCGCTTGAAGGGTAAATCTCAATCGGCGTTCCGCCGTTTAAGGGTACCGTATATAGTATTTTGCGACCAAAGATCTCCTCCGCGTTGAACACCACACGTTGCGAGTCGGGGCTTACTTTAAAACCATTTTCGTCAACATTGGTTGCGGAACCATCGAAACTTATACGCACCGACGCACCACCACCATCGGCGTGCTATAAAGCTCCGTTGTACTGGCATCATTATTCTTAATTGCATATACCACAGTCTGACTGTTCGGGCTGATTGCTGGAAAGCGGGTAACCTTCTCGCTTGGGCTTGTTGTTAGCGGTCGATTCAAGTTAACTATAGTGCCCCCAGCGACGGGCACACTAAATAACTCCGGTTGACCACCATTAACCCTCACGGTGAATATCACGCGTTGGTCATCAGGGCTTATAAAAAAAGTTAAATTGAACAGACTGGGGTTTATCTCAGAGCTGGGGGTAATATTAACTGGCGTTCCGCCGGTTATTCGCAAACTGAAAAGTGCAGCATCCGAGGTCGCGTTATACGCTAGGTAAACCACTCGCTGGCCATCATTTGTGATCCTGTAGTCTGAAAGGTCGTAAGTGTGGTTGTTGGTATTGAGTTGAACTGCTGCGCCACCTTGAATAGGCACAGAAAACAAATTTCGTTTGCCAGTAGAATCATTGCGCGTTCGATATACGACGTATTTACTGTCCGAGCTGATTAAAAATGCCTTCACATTAAAACCCATTGGTAAAACTGAGTTTAATTTTGTCACCACGCCACCCTTGAGCGAAACGCTATAGAGTTCTTCAATATTATCCGTGTCTTGGTCAGCGGTATACACAACCCTTTTATTGTCAGGGCTAATGGTATTGAGATACGTTGCATCGCCAAACGGCACCATGGGCGCACTCAGTTGATAAGGTGTTTGTGCCTGCGCACCCATACTGAAGAACGCTAGGAGCATAACCGTTGAGATTGACGTTCGCATGTTTGAAAAATTCCTACGTACATTAACTGCAGCTGTTACTACAACACCGAGTTGATGTTCTATTTGATTAAGTTTTATCACTGTTTATTTTTCCTTTATTCACTCTTTTTAGCGCAAGCAAACCTTTTTGAAAATGCACTTGTAGCCGCTTAGCAACAAACGCTCGGGTTAGTATTTGCTCTATTTTTCAAACATATTGGGGATGCTTGGCATCGCGGCTAATTCTTGCGTAGTCGCTGGCACGGAACCGCTTTTAGCGAGCATCAATAGCTCACCTGAGTGGTTACTAACTTTGCGATTGGTGGTAGTCGTGTCTAACGCTTAAGTCATCTATCTTTGTTACGCTTTCAGAGCGTAAATTAGAAGATATCTGTTCACACACTTCCCGATGTCATCTAATTAGGTGGGAATTATTAGTAGAAACTCGGAACCAGTAATCTTTAAAAACAGTAGCACTGTCTTCGAGTTAGTCATGTTTTCTATATAATTAATATTTTTTGATAATATAGAATTTCATCACTGAATGAGATCCCCTAAACAGGGTAGATGTCCGAACAAAGTGAAACACCTAGCACATTAAAGCAGCCAGTGCCGAGGTCCGCTAACCTCACCTATCCACATCGAAGATTGTTGGGCTAGACTAGCCCAGTTTTGTTGGAGTGATCACGCGTAAGTAGAGTGAAAACGCGTCTAGATGTTGACTAATTTAATTGGGATTAAACTAGATCGGTCTGTCTAGCGGCGAGGTTGTTGTGTTGTATAAATTTCAATAGTAGGCCTATCGAAAAGTGATTTACGTCAGGCGAAAGAAAACAAAAGGGCAATCACTCTAGCAAAGAATGGTAGCTGGGTTTTTCCGACTGATCAGCCAGTGTTTTAGTGTTATGAGACACGGCGTTTGAATCAATAGTTGGTTACTTAGGGGAAACCTCAATCGAGTTGGTGAGTAAGGGTCTGGCTAGTGTAAAAGAGTGTTGCTACGCGCAGTCTGTGTTGGTGAAGGATGATGCGGAATAGAAGATGTTAGGTTTTGCTTCCTTGTTGCATTAATAACTCAATTAATCGTTCTCTTTCAAGCAAGCTGCTGCTGGTATTCTGGCTGATTTGTTTCACGAGTTGGATTGGCGAATCACAAGCGTGCACGGTTTGCGCCATGACTGCGTCGATGCAGTAGCGCCACTCCTCAATCTCGGGAGAGTCTGATTTAGTTAACAAGGAGCCTCTGTACATCGCCATCGCGTCGTTAATGCGTTGCTCGTTCAAGGCTTGCCAAATGTGTATAAAATCAGCCCAAACGGGCAGTGTTAATCGGTAAGGTCGAGAACCGATTTCACCGTCTAAGTAACGGCGTAGATGCGACACATCGGCTTTCAGTGTTGAGGTCGAGACTGCGGCGTCGCCGTAGAGGCGCATATGTAATTGTTGCAAACTGAGACCATCTGGATTTAACGCTAGCAAACACAGTATCTCAATCTGTCTTGGCGGCAAGCACAGAGCTTTGCCATGCAGTAACACCCTAGGCTGACCCATTGCATAAATTTCCAAGTCGGCACGATTATCGACAGCGGGCAAACACTGCGCGATCGAGTGCGCTAACTGGGTTGTCGCGCTCTGGCCGAGAGCGGTGTGCTTGTTCCAGGTAGTAGAAATATCCAGCGCCCCCATACATTCACCGGACACTGGGTGAATAATCGGTGCGGCATAGCAGACCCAGTCTTGAATATAAGGTGAATAGTGTTCTGATGAAAATACTGTTACAGCGCGCTTGAGTTTGAGTGACAGCCCCACGGCGTTTGTGCCAACTTCGCGCTCTGACCAATGTCCGCCTGAGATGAAGTTGAGGTTTTCGGCTAGTTTGCTCATATAACCACTAGCGCAGGTCCAGAGTAAACGGCCACATGGGTCTGCAATCGCCGCCACGAGCTGGCCTTCTTTGACTAACTGCTCCATGTTCGATTGCTCTTTTTTTGCTGCTATCGAGAGTGGTGATTCCTTCCAGAGTTCAGTGGTTACCCAATGCTCATCTCGGGGGGCACATGCTGGCGAGCCATTAACTGCCTGTGCGCTGCGTTTCCACGATTGAAGTATTTCGTTCGAGACTGCGTGCGGCTTGGGCAAAGCTGCCTGCGCATCAAATTGATCTCTTTGATGCTCGATGGCGCCTCGTCGCTGCCGTAAATTAGTGTCTTCTCTCATACCTGCTTGTTATGCAACTACATTGAGTGTTATGCGGATTTAAGCTTCTGTTACCCTCTGCCATGCCCCGCACCTTGACAACATGCTCGCGACTCATCAATCGTTCAACCGCGCACGTGCTAAGTTTAATAGTATAGGTTTCTTAGCTTGGCATACAGTTAGTAAACTAAATATTCACAAATGGTCTAATACCGCTACGTTTCATGTTTCAAAGCGACGCAGGGAGCGTTTGATAGGGGCTATGAATTGAGATGTTTTAAAAAGTTGGCTTCATATTTCATTAAAGACTGTGTTAGCTTTTCTTCGGCGACCAAAGGTGACAGTGCTTTGGCTAACACATTGCAGCTCCATAAACCAACCACTGGCTGCGCGCCGAATGCGTAGCGACCTGTATGATCGATTGCGCTGGCGACGTAACTGTCGTCGCGCGGTTCAATGAACTGCGAAGAGCCGAGATCTAAGGTTACTCCGACGATTGACAGGTTATCGGTGTTCATCATGCCGTGCACAAACCCAGTGTTTTGCCAAGATGCAATTAGTGTGGCGGTTCGTGTTACAACTTCTTGAAAGAACAGCGCGTACTTTGTTTGTGGGTTTGTGGAGTCTACTAGCAGGTTGGGGAAATGGTGTTTTATCACGTAGTCTGCGAGTGTCGTCAATGCAGCGATATCGCGCCGGAAATAACATGCCTCAAATGAACCAAAGCGCACGAAACTAGGTGCTGTGCGCGCCAGTACGCCCACACGTTCCGAACGGCCATTTTGATACAGTTGATCACTTCCTGCGATAATCGACAAACAGCGTGTGGTTGGAATGCCATGCGCAGCGAGTTGTTCGCTGATGCTGTATTCGTGCAAACAACAGGAAAGGGTTGCGCGCCCATGCGATGAGAACGTAAAAGGCGTTTTGCCAGAACCTTTAAGGGCTAGGTCGATGCTGCCAACGGCTGTCGCTAACTCGCCAAGCAATACTGAGCGACCATCTCCTAGAAACGGGTTGAATTTCCCAAATTGGTGGCCAGCATAGGCTTGGGCAACAGGGTTAGAGCCAGGTAGTATTTTCCGGCCGCTCAAAATATTTAGACCATCATCGTCGAGAAAAATCTGCGGCGATATACGTAAAGACTCGGCGAGCGATTTATTTCGTTTAATCCATTGCGGCTGTCGAATACCCTGGGGGTTACTGGGAACCGATAAACCTGCTCCGATTCTGTGAAACTTGTTGTCTAACGTAAGCATGCTAATTGATCGCCAAAAAAGAGCCTAGATTGTGCAAAATCAGCACACAACCTAGGCCCTAAAACTTCAAAAACACCTAGGAGCTCGAAGTGTTAACGGTTAGAAGAATCCTAGCGGATTTGTGTCGTAGCTCACTAGCAGGTTTTTGGTTTGTTGGTAGTGCTCCAAAGCAACTTTATGCGTGTAACGACCAATTCCTGATTTTTTGTAGCCACCAAATGCAGCATGGGCGGGGTATAGGTGGTAGCAATTTGTCCAGACCCGACCAGCTTGAATGCCTCTGCCCATTCGATACGATAAATTCATATCGCGGGTCCATACACCGGCACCTAAACCAAAGTCACTGTCGTTAGCTATTTCTAATGCTTCTTCCGGCGTTTTAAATGTGGTTACTGATACCACAGGCCCAAATATTTCTTCTTGAAACACTCGCATGTTGTTGCTGCCTTTTAATAAGGTCGGCTCTACGTAATAGCCTGCTTCACAGCCGTCACCAATGTTTGCTGCGTTGCCGCCGGTAATGACCTCGGCGCCTTCTTCAAGGCCAATTTTTATATAATCTAGGATTCGATCAAACTGCTCTTGCGATACTTGCGCGCCCACCATGACATCCGTATCGAGCGGGCTGCCACGCTTGATTTGACTCGCGCGGTCAATCACCATACCGATAAATTCGTCGTAAATTGATTCTTCAATTAGCAACCGAGATGGGCAGGTGCATACTTCGCCTTGGTTAAAGAATGCCAGCACGGCGCCTTCGACACACTTGCTGACAAACTCATCTTCTTGGTTGAGTATATCGGCAAAAAACACATTCGGAGACTTGCCGCCTAGTTCGACCGAAGAGGGGATTAAGCTGGCGGCAGCACATCTTAATATGTGTTGGCCGACGGGGGTTGACCCAGTGAAGGCAATCTTGGCAATTCGATCGCTAGTGGCTAACGCATTGCCAGCCTCTTCGCCAAACCCGTTAACTACGTTAAGCACGCCTTTTGGCATTATGTCGCCAACTAGTTCCATTAGCATTAAGATTGTTGCCGGCGTTTGTTCTGCTGGTTTTAGCACCACACAATTGCCTGCTGCTATCGCTGGCGTCAAATTCCAGATAGCCATTAGTAGCGGGAAATTCCATGGAATGATTTGCCCGACCACACCGAGCGGTTCATGGAAGTGATAGGCCACAGTGTTGTTGTCTAGCTCGCTAATAGAGCCTTCTTGCGCACGCAAACAGCCAGCGTAGTATCGTAGATGGTCGATACAAAGGGGTACATCGGCGTTCAAAGTTTCTCTAATAGCTTTGCCATTGTCCCACGT
Encoded here:
- a CDS encoding SDR family oxidoreductase produces the protein MKKVLITGAGSGLGRALALRYGQAGADVCVADVNQEGGQETVSQIEAAGGSAFFQGCDITQQWDVDKLAIALAERWQSLDVLVNNAGVASAGSIESERLEQWQWVLEINLLGQVRMTKAMLPLLRKSTADNRDIINIASQAGLTPAPGMGSYSVTKAAMVSFAETAHLEFAHEGIHVSVVCPSFFDTNLNQSLRSDDAGMQAVVTKMIKKSGVSADSIAEQVIKDVHARKFMVITHKEGRKAHRLKRFLPIERYLKIVKDRTKKFVKAND
- a CDS encoding phosphotransferase family protein, producing the protein MTSSSALSDKGGAVRDGEELDLSTLNPWLKSKVEGLSGEPAVTQYAGGASNWTYCLSYPERDVVLRRAPAGTKAKGAHDMGREYRLQAALKPVYSYVPTMLAHSDDVSIVGAEFYVMEKVVGLIPRTNLPRNLSMSVEQHAALCHNALDSLIELHQVDYQSAGLDTLAKGAGYTQRQIEGWSHRYQKAKTWNVPSGQNVMRWLSDHLPADERICLTHNDFRLDNLVLDTQDPTRIIGVLDWELATLGDPLMDLGNTLAYWVEADDDFFAQKTRRQPTHLPGMLSRQQVVDYYTQKTGFSYENFSFYEVYGLFRLAGIVQQIYYRYHHKQTRNPAFKQLWVFVHYLLHRCRKIINRSGLA
- a CDS encoding histidine phosphatase family protein, translating into MSSIYLIRHGQASFGQENYDQLSELGQRQASRLGEVVGSRLGSINRVVLGTMHRHRQTAENCLIGFGLDLGSVDTEFDAGWNEYDHQDILAQFRPEFATAAGMTEFIRQQPNPKQAFEQDFNAAMNRWIAGEHDDYVESWHDYRARVQQALARTVERHAASTRTLVFTSGGPISLVSQQLLGVPSEAIMRMNWTLMNCAVTKLVSTKDRLFLSSLNEHSHFEGDAFKHFITYT
- a CDS encoding SDR family oxidoreductase; the encoded protein is MNRQNILITGASSGLGFMMAKLYAAQGKNLALCARRVDKLKLLKTEIEAANPNVKVFVRELDVNNHEQVFDVFKRFAEDLGHIDRVIVNAGMGKGASLGTGYFNANKQTAITNFVSAIAQCEAALELFRAQNHGHLVTISSVSAVRGFRRAMTVYAATKAAITSLTEGIRIDLLGTPIKATTIHPGFIRSEINEKVKTVPFIVDTETGCKAILKAIDKEGANYYVPSWPWAVMCRLMKIAPLRLLAKMS
- a CDS encoding PD40 domain-containing protein translates to MRTSISTVMLLAFFSMGAQAQTPYQLSAPMVPFGDATYLNTISPDNKRVVYTADQDTDNIEELYSVSLKGGVVTKLNSVLPMGFNVKAFLISSDSKYVVYRTRNDSTGKRNLFSVPIQGGAAVQLNTNNHTYDLSDYRITNDGQRVVYLAYNATSDAALFSLRITGGTPVNITPSSEINPSLFNLTFFISPDDQRVIFTVRVNGGQPELFSVPVAGGTIVNLNRPLTTSPSEKVTRFPAISPNSQTVVYAIKNNDASTTELYSTPMVVVRRCV
- a CDS encoding transcriptional regulator, encoding MREDTNLRQRRGAIEHQRDQFDAQAALPKPHAVSNEILQSWKRSAQAVNGSPACAPRDEHWVTTELWKESPLSIAAKKEQSNMEQLVKEGQLVAAIADPCGRLLWTCASGYMSKLAENLNFISGGHWSEREVGTNAVGLSLKLKRAVTVFSSEHYSPYIQDWVCYAAPIIHPVSGECMGALDISTTWNKHTALGQSATTQLAHSIAQCLPAVDNRADLEIYAMGQPRVLLHGKALCLPPRQIEILCLLALNPDGLSLQQLHMRLYGDAAVSTSTLKADVSHLRRYLDGEIGSRPYRLTLPVWADFIHIWQALNEQRINDAMAMYRGSLLTKSDSPEIEEWRYCIDAVMAQTVHACDSPIQLVKQISQNTSSSLLERERLIELLMQQGSKT
- a CDS encoding protein adenylyltransferase SelO family protein, whose protein sequence is MLTLDNKFHRIGAGLSVPSNPQGIRQPQWIKRNKSLAESLRISPQIFLDDDGLNILSGRKILPGSNPVAQAYAGHQFGKFNPFLGDGRSVLLGELATAVGSIDLALKGSGKTPFTFSSHGRATLSCCLHEYSISEQLAAHGIPTTRCLSIIAGSDQLYQNGRSERVGVLARTAPSFVRFGSFEACYFRRDIAALTTLADYVIKHHFPNLLVDSTNPQTKYALFFQEVVTRTATLIASWQNTGFVHGMMNTDNLSIVGVTLDLGSSQFIEPRDDSYVASAIDHTGRYAFGAQPVVGLWSCNVLAKALSPLVAEEKLTQSLMKYEANFLKHLNS
- the exaC gene encoding acetaldehyde dehydrogenase ExaC; this translates as MQYQNPNTEGAIVSFKQRYENYIGGEWVKPVNGKYFDNISPVNGKAFCEIPRSDEQDINLALDAAHEAKDAWGSTSVSERSNILLKIADRMEQHLEALAVAETWDNGKAIRETLNADVPLCIDHLRYYAGCLRAQEGSISELDNNTVAYHFHEPLGVVGQIIPWNFPLLMAIWNLTPAIAAGNCVVLKPAEQTPATILMLMELVGDIMPKGVLNVVNGFGEEAGNALATSDRIAKIAFTGSTPVGQHILRCAAASLIPSSVELGGKSPNVFFADILNQEDEFVSKCVEGAVLAFFNQGEVCTCPSRLLIEESIYDEFIGMVIDRASQIKRGSPLDTDVMVGAQVSQEQFDRILDYIKIGLEEGAEVITGGNAANIGDGCEAGYYVEPTLLKGSNNMRVFQEEIFGPVVSVTTFKTPEEALEIANDSDFGLGAGVWTRDMNLSYRMGRGIQAGRVWTNCYHLYPAHAAFGGYKKSGIGRYTHKVALEHYQQTKNLLVSYDTNPLGFF